A part of Thermotoga petrophila RKU-1 genomic DNA contains:
- a CDS encoding amidohydrolase family protein: MIIKGALVWNGREFVQKDLFVENGEFVEKANEPVIDAKGYFLVPGFVDSHAHVVGTGFSKLSVQFNDWDELFERDLTSEVVVGRGWFEEPDGSVVERLDRIEAPVFLIRRCGHKAFLNKKAMEVLGVEERYLVENLEKIYEYVFKEKIAEFYRVGEEEFLKHGVTFVQSDDLYGVSVERLLSIIKHSRIRLFEKLKPKDLKPEHFGDLNKRVHVKGVKVFMDGSLGAKTALISGEYDDGTQGVQLLTEEKLEELARFCDEHDLILNVHAIGDSAVSLVLDVLERHRGHRIIHAQFVQEKDLQRVKNTTFSVQPHFFFEDQPLLKKVKVNALHYPFYRMFKAGVSISFSSDSPVSPCDPKYIAEHALKMGFSREETFYLMTEAGASQVGIKTGKIEAGYRADFCLYERNPLLFEDDPIAVFVEGEKIYEKNGSSH, encoded by the coding sequence ATGATAATAAAAGGTGCCCTGGTGTGGAATGGAAGGGAGTTTGTTCAAAAAGATCTGTTCGTGGAAAACGGAGAATTCGTCGAAAAAGCAAATGAACCTGTCATTGATGCGAAAGGATACTTCCTCGTTCCGGGCTTTGTCGATTCACACGCACACGTTGTGGGAACGGGCTTTTCGAAACTCAGTGTCCAGTTCAACGATTGGGACGAGCTTTTCGAAAGAGATCTCACCAGTGAAGTTGTGGTGGGAAGGGGTTGGTTCGAAGAACCAGATGGATCGGTTGTTGAGAGGTTGGACAGAATCGAAGCGCCTGTCTTTCTCATAAGAAGGTGCGGTCACAAAGCGTTTCTCAACAAAAAAGCGATGGAGGTTCTGGGAGTCGAAGAAAGGTATCTCGTAGAGAACTTGGAAAAGATCTACGAATACGTCTTCAAAGAGAAAATAGCAGAATTCTACAGAGTAGGAGAAGAGGAATTTCTCAAACACGGTGTAACATTCGTTCAGAGCGATGACCTTTACGGTGTGAGCGTGGAAAGGCTTCTTTCCATTATAAAACACTCCAGAATCAGACTCTTCGAGAAGCTGAAACCAAAGGATCTAAAACCCGAACACTTCGGAGATCTCAACAAGAGAGTGCACGTTAAAGGAGTCAAAGTCTTCATGGACGGTTCCCTTGGAGCAAAAACGGCTCTCATCTCCGGTGAATACGACGACGGAACGCAGGGTGTGCAACTTCTCACAGAAGAAAAACTCGAAGAACTGGCTCGCTTCTGCGACGAACACGATCTCATTTTGAACGTTCATGCCATAGGAGACAGTGCGGTGAGCCTTGTTCTCGATGTTCTCGAAAGACACCGCGGTCACAGAATCATCCACGCTCAGTTCGTCCAGGAAAAGGATCTACAACGGGTGAAAAACACCACTTTTTCCGTTCAGCCACATTTCTTCTTCGAAGATCAGCCCCTTTTGAAGAAAGTCAAGGTGAACGCTCTTCACTATCCGTTCTACAGAATGTTCAAAGCGGGTGTTTCTATCTCTTTCTCTTCGGATTCTCCCGTTTCACCGTGTGACCCAAAATATATCGCAGAACACGCACTCAAAATGGGTTTCTCCAGAGAAGAAACGTTCTACCTGATGACGGAAGCGGGGGCAAGTCAGGTGGGAATAAAAACAGGAAAGATAGAAGCAGGGTACAGAGCAGACTTTTGTCTCTACGAGAGAAATCCACTTCTTTTCGAGGATGATCCCATTGCGGTGTTTGTGGAGGGGGAGAAGATTTATGAGAAAAACGGATCCTCTCATTGA
- the pyrF gene encoding orotidine-5'-phosphate decarboxylase: protein MTPVLSLDMEDPIRFIDENGSFEVVKVGHNLAVHGKKIFDELAKRNLKIILDLKFCDIPSTVERSIKSWDHPAIIGFTVHSCAGYESVERALRTTDKHVFVVVKLTSMEGSLEDYMDRIEKLNKLGCDFVLPGPWAKALREKIKGKILVPGIRMEVKADDQKDVVTLEEMKGIADFAVLGREIYLSENPGEKIKRIKEMRL from the coding sequence ATGACACCTGTTCTCAGTCTGGACATGGAAGATCCTATCAGATTCATCGACGAAAACGGCAGTTTCGAAGTGGTGAAGGTGGGGCACAACCTCGCCGTACACGGAAAAAAGATCTTCGACGAACTCGCAAAGAGGAATTTGAAGATAATCCTTGACCTGAAGTTCTGTGATATCCCTTCAACGGTGGAACGTTCCATAAAGAGCTGGGATCATCCGGCGATCATAGGTTTCACAGTTCACTCCTGCGCTGGATACGAAAGCGTGGAGAGAGCCCTCAGGACAACAGACAAACATGTGTTCGTTGTGGTGAAACTCACTTCCATGGAAGGATCTCTCGAGGATTACATGGACAGGATAGAAAAACTGAACAAGCTTGGGTGTGATTTCGTGCTTCCTGGTCCATGGGCAAAGGCTCTGAGAGAGAAGATAAAAGGCAAAATTCTCGTTCCCGGCATCAGAATGGAAGTGAAAGCAGACGATCAAAAGGACGTCGTAACGCTCGAAGAAATGAAGGGAATAGCGGATTTTGCTGTGCTCGGAAGAGAGATCTACCTGAGCGAAAATCCCGGAGAAAAGATCAAAAGAATAAAGGAGATGAGACTGTGA
- the pyrE gene encoding orotate phosphoribosyltransferase translates to MIKEILEKTGALMEGHFILSSGKHSSRYVQCARLFEFPEYGDIVGEELAKLLRKYDVETVVGPAMGGVILSYVVARYLKARSLFAERENGVMKLRRGFFVRPGEKAAVVEDVVTTGGSVKEVIELLKEYGANVVCVGSIIDRSGGKVDFGVPFESLLKLDLPVYDPEDCPLCKQGIPAEKPGSRGLK, encoded by the coding sequence GTGATAAAGGAAATCCTCGAGAAAACCGGTGCTTTGATGGAGGGGCACTTCATTCTCTCTTCCGGGAAACACTCCTCAAGATACGTGCAGTGCGCACGTCTTTTCGAGTTCCCAGAGTACGGCGACATCGTGGGAGAAGAATTAGCAAAGCTTCTGAGGAAGTACGATGTGGAAACAGTAGTGGGTCCTGCGATGGGAGGAGTGATACTCTCGTACGTCGTCGCAAGGTACCTGAAAGCGAGGTCGTTGTTCGCGGAAAGAGAAAACGGAGTGATGAAACTCAGAAGGGGCTTTTTCGTAAGACCTGGTGAGAAAGCAGCGGTAGTTGAAGACGTGGTGACCACGGGTGGTTCTGTGAAGGAAGTGATAGAGCTCTTGAAAGAGTATGGAGCAAACGTGGTGTGTGTGGGTTCCATCATCGATCGCTCCGGCGGAAAAGTGGACTTTGGAGTTCCGTTCGAAAGTCTTCTGAAGCTCGACCTTCCGGTCTACGATCCTGAAGACTGTCCACTCTGCAAACAGGGAATCCCGGCAGAAAAACCGGGAAGCAGGGGGTTGAAATGA
- a CDS encoding dihydroorotase, with the protein MRIYDPFRKKWIEEEIETPFPSKGLVATFPFVDLHVHVRLNGGEDYSSLEEASLVGGFFKVVVQPNTKPLIDSKEVLERHLDLPKNRAVEFLFAVSPFGSIEAEGERVVGFSTDGIEYDYPTLVETMKKKKKALWFDHSQMYEVDGIFYEGAPLPFQKRPRSNEAIAIARTVLTGLEYGFERFHIQHVTTKYSVEVISFLKNLAKVSCEVTPHHLFFCYEDIKNTNFKINPPLGSPEDRRALIEAVKKDVIDVLATDHAPHHEKPDDFLTAPYGSTSIEIAFPAYYTALGDLELVVKKLTKKPLEVLGVEARLTEDTLVFIDPEAEFIVDAKKFKSKGKNSMFDGVRLKGKVVALKLKGRWVMIDGEVIADQKEND; encoded by the coding sequence GTGAGGATCTACGATCCGTTTAGAAAGAAATGGATAGAAGAAGAAATAGAAACACCCTTTCCCTCGAAAGGATTGGTTGCCACGTTTCCCTTTGTCGATCTTCACGTTCATGTTCGCCTCAATGGTGGAGAAGATTACAGCTCCTTAGAAGAAGCCTCCCTTGTGGGAGGCTTTTTTAAAGTGGTGGTACAGCCCAATACAAAGCCACTCATAGACAGCAAAGAAGTTCTGGAAAGACACCTGGATCTCCCCAAAAACAGAGCGGTCGAGTTTCTCTTTGCCGTTTCTCCCTTCGGATCGATCGAAGCTGAAGGAGAAAGAGTGGTGGGCTTTTCAACGGACGGCATAGAGTACGACTACCCTACACTCGTTGAAACGATGAAAAAGAAAAAGAAAGCCCTCTGGTTCGACCACAGCCAGATGTACGAGGTGGATGGAATCTTCTACGAGGGAGCTCCTCTACCGTTTCAGAAAAGACCGAGATCGAACGAAGCGATAGCCATAGCACGAACCGTTCTGACGGGCCTTGAGTACGGATTCGAAAGATTCCACATCCAGCATGTAACAACGAAGTACTCCGTAGAAGTGATATCGTTTTTGAAGAACCTGGCAAAGGTCAGCTGTGAAGTAACACCGCACCACCTGTTTTTCTGCTACGAAGACATCAAAAACACGAACTTCAAGATCAACCCTCCTCTCGGATCTCCGGAGGATAGAAGAGCTCTCATTGAGGCCGTGAAAAAAGATGTGATCGATGTTCTAGCGACGGATCACGCGCCACACCACGAAAAACCGGACGATTTTCTCACCGCTCCCTACGGCTCAACATCCATAGAAATCGCCTTTCCTGCCTATTACACAGCCCTGGGTGATCTCGAACTCGTCGTAAAAAAACTCACGAAAAAGCCCCTCGAAGTACTCGGTGTTGAAGCTCGTCTCACAGAAGATACTCTTGTGTTCATCGATCCGGAGGCAGAGTTCATCGTGGACGCAAAAAAATTCAAAAGCAAAGGGAAGAATTCCATGTTCGACGGTGTCAGACTGAAGGGAAAAGTGGTCGCTCTTAAACTCAAAGGAAGATGGGTGATGATAGATGGAGAGGTTATTGCTGACCAAAAAGAAAACGATTAG
- a CDS encoding dihydroorotate dehydrogenase: MERLLLTKKKTIRVNEDTWIVLFEERIDFSPGQFVMLETPKLVRKPFVLGYWEDHTAISVQVKGKGTKWIVEEAEKIKGHGPLGNGFEKPGKGLLIISPTCLTMAEAFRKKMNVDVLVGSRTPFQIPLDHETAVGDEEFLSKLSSTGEYDWYLVSGSRGMEKVCWEHLKGKEVYFSLEEYMGCGIGACKSCAVFTKEGVKHVCTDGPIFRGDELCWS; this comes from the coding sequence ATGGAGAGGTTATTGCTGACCAAAAAGAAAACGATTAGAGTGAACGAGGATACCTGGATCGTTCTCTTCGAGGAGCGGATCGATTTCTCTCCAGGACAGTTCGTCATGTTGGAGACACCGAAACTCGTCAGAAAGCCTTTCGTTCTCGGATACTGGGAAGATCACACAGCGATCTCCGTTCAGGTGAAGGGAAAGGGAACGAAGTGGATCGTCGAAGAAGCAGAGAAGATAAAAGGTCACGGTCCTCTTGGAAACGGCTTCGAAAAGCCTGGAAAAGGCCTTCTCATCATCTCTCCCACATGCCTCACGATGGCCGAAGCGTTCCGAAAGAAGATGAACGTGGATGTACTCGTGGGAAGCAGAACTCCCTTCCAGATACCACTTGATCACGAAACGGCCGTTGGTGATGAGGAGTTTTTGAGTAAACTCTCCTCCACGGGAGAGTACGACTGGTACCTCGTCTCCGGTTCTCGGGGAATGGAAAAAGTCTGCTGGGAACACCTGAAAGGAAAAGAAGTTTACTTCTCGCTCGAAGAATACATGGGATGCGGAATAGGAGCGTGTAAGTCCTGTGCCGTCTTCACAAAAGAGGGTGTGAAACACGTCTGCACCGATGGTCCTATATTCAGAGGTGATGAACTGTGCTGGAGCTGA
- a CDS encoding dihydroorotate dehydrogenase, with translation MLELKPPLVLLSGPAGFGEYLKLMDHRYVGGVLLKTVTLHPKEGNPTPRMADSDFYVINRIGLENPGIHAFVENIPELPVPMIASLGGDSFEEYLEVARVFKKVADRFYAVEFNFSCPNVKEGGLSIVKNAEEWKKLLNTLRKELPDSFLIAKVGVEGIFVEDAAEFVMKTGWDGITLVNTVRGLHFEKDTMILGGLSGPVLKPIALRAVYEVKKRFPELFVIASGGVYSVKDAEEFLKVGADVIGVGSALFKDPGVVEEIGKYLLEVKR, from the coding sequence GTGCTGGAGCTGAAACCTCCCCTTGTTCTTCTCTCCGGTCCTGCCGGCTTTGGAGAGTATCTGAAGCTCATGGATCACAGATACGTGGGCGGTGTTTTGCTGAAAACCGTCACGCTCCATCCGAAAGAAGGAAACCCCACTCCCAGAATGGCAGACAGCGATTTCTACGTGATAAACAGGATCGGACTGGAAAACCCCGGAATACACGCGTTCGTTGAAAACATTCCGGAACTTCCCGTTCCCATGATCGCAAGTCTCGGCGGTGATTCTTTCGAGGAGTATCTGGAAGTGGCCCGTGTGTTCAAAAAGGTAGCGGACAGATTCTATGCGGTGGAGTTCAATTTCTCCTGTCCGAACGTGAAAGAAGGAGGACTCTCCATAGTCAAAAACGCGGAAGAGTGGAAGAAACTCCTGAACACACTTAGAAAAGAACTTCCCGACTCCTTCTTGATAGCGAAAGTGGGAGTAGAGGGTATCTTTGTGGAAGATGCCGCGGAATTTGTGATGAAAACAGGGTGGGACGGAATCACGCTCGTGAACACGGTGAGGGGACTGCATTTTGAAAAAGACACGATGATCTTAGGAGGACTTTCTGGTCCCGTGCTGAAACCGATCGCCCTCAGGGCAGTGTACGAAGTGAAGAAAAGATTCCCAGAACTCTTTGTGATAGCAAGCGGTGGTGTGTACTCCGTGAAAGACGCAGAAGAATTCCTGAAAGTGGGAGCGGACGTGATAGGAGTCGGAAGCGCTCTCTTCAAAGATCCCGGTGTTGTGGAAGAAATTGGAAAATATCTGCTGGAGGTGAAAAGATGA